ACGTGGTATAATGGCGCCGGCGAACGACAGGAGACTGGCCATGAAGAGGCTTTGGGGACTCTGTGCGGTGTTGCTGGCGGGCGGCTGCTCGCAGGTGAGCATGGAGTCGTTTACCGATCCGGATTTCCGCGAGGCGACGTATCGGCGGGTGATGGTGGCCGCGGTGTTTCCGGACCTGGACCGTCGCCGGGCGGCGGAGGCGGCGTTTGTCCGCGCCATGGCGGAGTCGGACGCCGAGGCTGAAGCGTCGCTGGAGTATCTGCTGCCGACCCGGCAATACAGCGACGACGAAGTCCGCGAGATCCTCTTGCGGCACAATTTCGACGCGGTGCTGACGGTTCGGCGGACGGAACGCTGGCAGGAGGAGGAACACGTTCCGGGCCCCGGACCGTACTACTATCGTCCTTACGGGACGCTGGGCGCGGACATTTTCTACTATCGCGGAGGGTTTGGCTTCTACGAGCCGTACCCGTACGACCGCGGATACACGGTGACC
The nucleotide sequence above comes from Phycisphaerae bacterium. Encoded proteins:
- a CDS encoding DUF4136 domain-containing protein — its product is MKRLWGLCAVLLAGGCSQVSMESFTDPDFREATYRRVMVAAVFPDLDRRRAAEAAFVRAMAESDAEAEASLEYLLPTRQYSDDEVREILLRHNFDAVLTVRRTERWQEEEHVPGPGPYYYRPYGTLGADIFYYRGGFGFYEPYPYDRGYTVTETHLRHEINLYDVASKRMAWIATSHATIDDPSDLKSLYKALAMEAVERLIETGLVPLAVAAE